The genomic region AAACAAGAGCGTGCGTGCGGAAAGAACAGCGACACCCATACGAGAAAACAAACTGCTCAAAGATTATGACTCGCCGGACATTGGTCCACCGTGACatcaatatttattataatgaCAACAATCTCACAActcaaattaagaaaaaggcTTTAGAATAAAACAAGCAGAGGCTTGCTCCAGCTTCTAGTTTGCCTTCCTTGGTCGTTGTTATCTGCAGGTGCCCAACATCATATTTGTGCTTTCGCTCTTCAATTTCTTATCACGTTCTACAATAAGTTATCGGCGAACTTCTTGCTTCCGACTGGTCGGAGCCTGGCAAAGCGAAGAAGAGCAGagttaaagaagaagaagaaggagaagattgAGAGGTGGAGGAGAGAATTATCATGTCAGATGAAGAAACCGATTCCTGGAAAATTCTGCTGACTGTTTTCATGCTGTTCCTCGGGGGTAAGAAGCAGAAGCTGATTTTTCAGtctgattttctttatttttatgccaagtttttgcatttttcGAGGAAGTCGATGTTTCAGATTAGAAAAATGAGGAGACCCTTTTCCCGAGGATGATTCCGGTTAACATATCACATGGTTTTCTGAGCTCAAATTCTATCCCGATTGATGGATTCTCGGAAAATGTTTTCTGGGTGTTTCCTGGGTACTGTATTGGTTTTGAGCTCGAAATCCATTCCCGGCGATGAATTTGGCAAACGCGTTTTTCTGGTATTACCCGATTCTTGTATTCATTTTCCAAGAACGCTgctgtttctttttttgtccCTCTCCCTCTATTTTGAAAACGAAAACCCGACTCCGAGGAAGAGAAAACGAGGGAGATTCTACCAAACTTAAAAGTATGGTATCTGAGGCTTCCATCACTGTCAGATGGCAGAATCCCTGTTTAGCACAGGGACAACGGATTTTTAGTTTCCAGAAAGTGACCATTTTCCGTAGCGCCGAGGATGATCTCAACTGACAAGCATTGGtgtcggttttttttttttggttgttaCGGTGACAGTTATAGCAGTTCTTGGGGATTCCatagacagagacagagaagTTCTGCTGAATCTGAAGCAATTCTTGGAAGAATCCAATCGGGTGAACCGAGGCCACTACTCGGAATGGAATTCAAGCTCCAGCCCCTGCGTTTGGAAGGGAATCCGTTGCAGCACGCCAAACGGCAGCACATCGGCAAGAGTCAGCGGCGTTGACCTCTCCGGGAACACCATCTCAAGTGCTATCTTCCATAACTTCTCTGCCCTGACAGAGCTCTCCTACCTCGACCTCTCCCAGAACACCATCGGCGGCTCGATCCCCCAGGACCTGAGCCAGTGCCCAAAGCTCTCATACCTCAACCTGTCGCACAACCTCCTAGAAGGGGAGTTAAACCTTACAGGATTACGCAACCTCCGCACTCTCGACTTATCGATGAACCGTTTCGGTGGAGAAATCCGGTCGAGCTTCTCCACTATATGTGACAGTTTGGTAGTCTTGAATATCTCATCCAATAATTTGACGGGCAGCATCGGGGACTCCTTTGATCAATGCTACAGGTTGGAGCACCTCGACTTGAGCACGAATAAGTTCATTGGGAACATATGGGGCGGGTTCGGGCGGCTCCAGAAGTTTTCGGTCTCAGAGAATTATCTCAGCGGACAGCTCTCAGCCTCGAGCTTCCCGCAGAACTGCAGCCTCCGGATAATGGACTTTTCCCAGAACAACTTCTCAGGTCTGGTCCCCGAAGAAGTGTCGAACTGCCGGAATCTGGTGATCTTGAACCTGTGGGGGAATAATTTCACGGGGCAGATGCCAGGTGGAATTGGCTCGATCTCGGGCCTCAAAGGTCTTTTTTTAGGAAACAACAGCTTCTTGAGGGACATCCCTGAGTCACTATTAAACCTCAGTAACTTGGCATTCCTGGACCTAAGCAGAAACAAGTTCGGGGGCGAGATACAGGGCATCTTCGGGAGGTTTACAAGTGTCAAGTATCTAGTCTTACACGGGAATTCATACACGAGCGGGATCAAGTCGTCGGGAATCCTAGAGCTGCATAACCTCGTCAGATTGGACCTGAGCTTCAACAACTTCTCTGGCCCTTTGCCGTCTAAGTTGTCTCAGATGCAGAGCTTAAAATTTCTGATTCTCGCGTCCAATCAATTCAATGGAACCATTCCAGTCGAGTTCGGGAGCTTTCCCAGACTTCAAGCTCTTGACCTTTCCTACAACGAGCTTACTGGCACGATCCCGCCATCGCTTGGGAACTTGACCTCTCTCTTGTGGCTAATGCTTGCGAACAATCAGCTGACGGGCCAAATCCCACCTGAGATCGGTAACTGCTCAAGCCTGCTGTGGTTAAATCTTGCTAACAACCAGCTCACCGGAAATTATCCGCCTGAATTAGTCAATATTGGGCAGAACCCAAGAGCGACTTTCGAGTCGAATCTGCTGGATAACGATCATGTCATCGCTGGCTCAGGGGAGTGCCTTGCCATGAGGAGATGGATTCCTGCTGATTATCCTCCCTTCAGCTTTGTATACACATTACTCACCCGGAAAACTTGCCGAGGCATATGGGATCGGCTTCTAAAAGGGATCGGGCTATTTCCGTTATGTGGTGCAGAATCCTCCACGCAAACATATCAAATCTCAGGTTACGTACAGCTCAGTGGGAATTCGCTATCTGGTTTGGTTCCTTCAGAGATTGGGaagatgaaaaattttagCATGATTAATCTGGGAATGAATAATTTTAGCGGTGAGTTTCCTAGAGAGGTTCGGCAATTGCCCCTCGTGGTGCTAAACTTATCGAGTAACGGATTTTCTGGTGCAATTCCTAGTGAGCTCGGGGACAACAAGTGCCTTCAAAACCTCGACTTgtctaataataatttttcggGTATGTTTCCAACAAGCCTCAACAACTTGACCAACTTGAGCAAGTTCAATGTTTCGTACAATCCATTCATCTCAGGGGCGATTCCAGCGACGGGGCAATTGGCTACGTTCGAGAAGGAATCCTTCCTCGGGGATCCGCTATTGCATTTACCTTATTCCTCCACAGGCCAAGGTCACTCCCCGAATAGCACAAGACATCGAGGGTCCGGTACCCCAAAGAAGCCCTCGAAGCTCGTTGAGTCCATGGTGTTCCTAGCTCTTATCTCGGTCTTCCTCCTATTCGGAATCTTCTCGTTCATAGTATGTACCCTCATTGAGAGCCCGCTCGACTTGGCAGACAGAGATCTCTTGGAAAATGCTAAGTACGAGCAAGAGTTTGGATCGAGTTCGGGCTGCTCTTCCCCATGGCTGTCGGAGATGGTCCCAGTGATCCAATTAGTAAAGCGGGCCTTCACTTACGCTGACATTCTGAAGGCGACTGGGAACTTCTCAAACGATAAGGTCATCGGGAAAGGAGGGTTCGGAACGGTTTACCGGGGAGTGCTCCCTGATGGAAGAGAAGTGGCTGTCAAGAAGCTCCAGAGGGAAGGAATCGAAGGCGAGAAAGAATTCCAAGCTGAGATGGAGGTCTTGTGCGGTGATAGCTTCGACTGGCCACACCCGAACCTCGTGCCCCTATACGGTTGGTGCTTATACAGGTCGGAGAAAATATTGGTGTACAAATACATGGAAGGTGGCAGCCTAGAGGATCTCATATTGGATCGGTTGAGGCTGACGTGGCAGAGGCGGGTCCATATCGCAGTGGACGTGGCCCGGGCCCTGGTGTTCCTCCACCACGAGTGCTTTCCCGCAATCGTCCATCGGGACGTGAAGGCAAGCAATGTGCTGCTGGACGGTAGTGGGCGGGCCTGCATGACAGACTTTGGGCTGGCCCGCACAGTGGATGCCGGGGACAGCCACGTGAGCACGGTGGTGGCAGGGACTATTGGGTACGTGGCCCCGGAGTACGGGCAGACGTGGCGGGCCACCACGAAGGGGGACGTGTACAGCTTTGGGGTGCTGGCAATGGAGCTGGCCACGGGGCGGCGGGCCTTGGACGGAGGAGAGGAGTGCTTAGTAGAATGGGCCAGGAGGGTTTTCGGGCCACCCGGCTCAGACCGGGCTGTGCTGCCTGTGGCCGTCCTGGGGTCGGGCCTGGCAGAGGGAGCCGAGGAGATGTGCGAGCTGCTGAAGATCGGGATCCGGTGCACGGCCGAGTCGCCCCACCTGAGGCCGAACATGAAGGAGGTGTTTGGGATGCTATTCAGGGTTTCTAGCAACTGGAGGGA from Punica granatum isolate Tunisia-2019 unplaced genomic scaffold, ASM765513v2 Contig00437, whole genome shotgun sequence harbors:
- the LOC116190445 gene encoding probable LRR receptor-like serine/threonine-protein kinase At1g74360, whose amino-acid sequence is MSDEETDSWKILLTVFMLFLGVIAVLGDSIDRDREVLLNLKQFLEESNRVNRGHYSEWNSSSSPCVWKGIRCSTPNGSTSARVSGVDLSGNTISSAIFHNFSALTELSYLDLSQNTIGGSIPQDLSQCPKLSYLNLSHNLLEGELNLTGLRNLRTLDLSMNRFGGEIRSSFSTICDSLVVLNISSNNLTGSIGDSFDQCYRLEHLDLSTNKFIGNIWGGFGRLQKFSVSENYLSGQLSASSFPQNCSLRIMDFSQNNFSGLVPEEVSNCRNLVILNLWGNNFTGQMPGGIGSISGLKGLFLGNNSFLRDIPESLLNLSNLAFLDLSRNKFGGEIQGIFGRFTSVKYLVLHGNSYTSGIKSSGILELHNLVRLDLSFNNFSGPLPSKLSQMQSLKFLILASNQFNGTIPVEFGSFPRLQALDLSYNELTGTIPPSLGNLTSLLWLMLANNQLTGQIPPEIGNCSSLLWLNLANNQLTGNYPPELVNIGQNPRATFESNLLDNDHVIAGSGECLAMRRWIPADYPPFSFVYTLLTRKTCRGIWDRLLKGIGLFPLCGAESSTQTYQISGYVQLSGNSLSGLVPSEIGKMKNFSMINLGMNNFSGEFPREVRQLPLVVLNLSSNGFSGAIPSELGDNKCLQNLDLSNNNFSGMFPTSLNNLTNLSKFNVSYNPFISGAIPATGQLATFEKESFLGDPLLHLPYSSTGQGHSPNSTRHRGSGTPKKPSKLVESMVFLALISVFLLFGIFSFIVCTLIESPLDLADRDLLENAKYEQEFGSSSGCSSPWLSEMVPVIQLVKRAFTYADILKATGNFSNDKVIGKGGFGTVYRGVLPDGREVAVKKLQREGIEGEKEFQAEMEVLCGDSFDWPHPNLVPLYGWCLYRSEKILVYKYMEGGSLEDLILDRLRLTWQRRVHIAVDVARALVFLHHECFPAIVHRDVKASNVLLDGSGRACMTDFGLARTVDAGDSHVSTVVAGTIGYVAPEYGQTWRATTKGDVYSFGVLAMELATGRRALDGGEECLVEWARRVFGPPGSDRAVLPVAVLGSGLAEGAEEMCELLKIGIRCTAESPHLRPNMKEVFGMLFRVSSNWRDQIHSNGSSPASK